The sequence below is a genomic window from Gossypium hirsutum isolate 1008001.06 chromosome A11, Gossypium_hirsutum_v2.1, whole genome shotgun sequence.
cttaaGTATATATCATACCATTCATAACTAGTTTacgaaatttacttaacttacataatacataaatctaTAGTTGAAAATCTCGCAACTTGCCTGAATTAGTTTATACCCATTAGAGACCTGATATTtagtataatgggaagaagttctcaaTTGAGAACATTTAAGTAACTATAATATGTTGTGaactttagatttcaagaactacaaaatggataggagttggatgaaattgtcaagggtaagcaatgcctatcaaaatggagtacaaacttttctaaattttgcatttcaaaatgcaagccaagagaatatgattctttgcccgtgtaagaagtgtggcaacatctaCTGGCATactcgtgaagttgtctacgaacatctaattgttgatggctttattcggggtataaaaaatggattttccatggagagtgtacttctagtggaacttcttcaacgattaatccgacttatcctgatactgattaccatcagtatgttagacaagatgacatggaaggtatgttgcgggatacATTTAATATGTacagtcatggtgagcaatcgtttccacctgactttattgcatccgatgattgtaatattggtggaaatgtttttggcgaaacgggaacaagtgcacctaatgaggagccaaatgaagaagcggctaagttctacaatttacttaatgaaatgaatgaagaactttacgagggatcaaaatattcgaaattgtccttctgcattcgtctatttcacttaaaatgtttaggagggtggaccggaaactcttttacaatgctgctagagtttctaAGAGAGATGTTTCCATTTGCAAAAATTccccagtcttgtcaagatatgaagagactaataaaagatttgggccttgggtacgataaaattcatagttgcccaaatgactgcatgttgtactggggtgatcagaaaaaccaacaatcttgtcatgtttgctgtaagtctcgttggatgaatagtaatacagaagatgtgaatacGGATAaaggtggggcacagttaagaaagaagccagtcaaggtctTGTGATATTTTCCCCtgataccaagacttcaaaggcttttcatgtcctcAAAGACAGCCGAATCTATGACatggcataatgatcaacggaccgatgatggattattaagacatcctgcggattctttagcttggaaatcatttgacagtaaatttccaagctttgcaagcgatcctcggaatgtgaggcttgggctagcagctgatggctttaatccatttaaaatcatgagtacttcgtacagtacttggcctgtagtgcttgttccttacaatttgcctccatggatttacatgaagcaatcttcatttattttatcaatgattatccccggagagaaaggtcccggaaatgatattgacatctatttgcagccacttattgaagagttaaaacaattatggtcgagtgttgagacatatgatgtatcgAGAAATGAGAagtttaatttacgtgcagctttattgtggacaattaatgatttcccggcttatgctaatttatcgggttggagtaccaaaggacgttatgcctgtccttgttgtgctgcgcaaacttgttcgaagtggttgtataatgggaagaagttctcttacatgggccatcgtcggtggttagatgaaaatcataaatttagatttcagaggactctatttgacggtactgaagagtacagaggagctcctgagcagaccgttggatctgaaatcttgtttatgttaaaagatatcaactttagttatgggaagatgaatcaaccacctatcACGCAAACAAggagaagatcgagggatgaatctgatgatgaatttgacgaagaggatgatcctaatgaggtggagttgtggaagaaaatgagtattttttttgagttgccttattgggagcacaacattttacgccacaatcttgatgtcatgcatattgagaagaatgtccgtgagaacataattgggacaattttaaatGTCGATAGAAAATctaaagacaatcttcagagccGACTTGgtttagttgacatgagaatccggcgtgatcttcatcctcaagtacttccgaatgggaaatatcggttgccgccttctattttttcaatgtcaaagaaagagaaagaagttttctgcatggtgttgaaggatataaaggtcccagatgcgtatgcgtcaaatatatctcgatgtgtgagtttCAAAGAtagaagattatattcattaaaatcacatgattaccacatcttgatgcaagatttactcccaattgctttacggtgctgtatgtcaaaaaatgtaacgtcctgtataattgaactatccaatataatgaaagctatctgtggcaaagttttgaatgtcgaagaacttgagaaagtacaggatcgagcggctttgactttatgcaatttagagaagatctttccaccttccttcttcactattatggtgcacttggtaatccatctccctcacgaagcaatCCTTGGTGGACCgattttttatcgatggatgtatcctatagaaaggtgctaatttattcctcaagtattcattcattcacctctatacatttagttacagcttttgataaatattgtatatcgtgtttaggttcctgagcaaattgaagtcatattgtcgcaataagcgttatccagaaggatcaattgctgaaggctacttggcagaagagtgcatgaccttctgttctagatatttagaagatgctgaaacacgattgaatagaccaagtagaaatgctgggctcaatgatcatgacttggccgaaacttatttatttcaaagttatggagaaccaatcggcaaagttgaaattgcagaattagatgatatatcgtggatacaggcacatcgatatgtactttttcaccacgattcaattgaaccgttacgcaagtaagttctaaaatttcctcacatatttgtcgttttgatttgtttatcttctaaccaaatacacttgtttttaacatagtgagtacaaacaaattttgagatctcatgcacgctctcgaagattgcaacatcgagagattaataagttattcatagaatcttttcatgaatggttaagtcaaacggtatgtaactaaagttaataagttacatataatcccgaaatttagttaattattcaatttactttcgattcaataggtttggagtggaaaggacgtcaatgacgaagttaaatggctttcccaaggtccgaacagaataataaaaagatatagtgctttcctcatcaatggatacagatttcatacaaagtatcgtgagagaatgaggagaactcaaaattgtggagttgttgttaattcttcaattacgagttatgctagtgctagggacagtaatccggttgagggtaatgtggagtattacggacttattaccgacattattgagttggattactatggcagatggaaagttgtcttatttcggtgtgattgggctgatgttaatactgctcgaggaattaaagaagatcaatttggttttacaatgttgaatttctctcgcttgattcacactggacaacaattgatggacgagccttatgtattttcctctcaagtgaaacaagttttttattcgaaagatccaactgatgagggttggtatgttgtactccggaacacccctagagacttgtttgaaatgggtaatggaagtagagatgacatcgttgaaagatcagaaacattaccttttccagaacaaaacttagatgaaaatatccctagtactaatacacaacatcaatgggttcgacatgatgtggatgaagatatttacgaataatgatgtagtaagattttacaattttcaaattatatgtaatattataattttaatctttgtcatgttatataatttaactattttatatgtactactattgttgtaatttgttactaaaactttaattattttatgtgttttgcaggaaaaatgcgtagaagaagagtacgagatttaagtattgtccagaatactccaaattcggaagaaagaaatagtgaacagcagacagttgttggatcttcgaatgtgccggagacacttgatgagcctgaagaatttcaaagtaatattatgttcattttacatgtgttgacttttattattgaattatttgtcaattttaatataataatagtatatcatttttcagctgaaagtggtgggacgcgcagagttcgaggacgtacgctacttagagatttatacgacttagatcctgtcgagcgtgttaaagtaagtagaaatactcatggtcagcctgttggatctgaagctcgacttttagcaggctatttgggcattttagcatgaaatgcaaatatgttgcccatcaactacgaatcatggcatcacatgcctgatagcaacaaaaaccaggctctcgctaatattaaggtaacaaaatgtgaatgcaatttataatactttggcttaagtttcatttatatttacattctaaacttatgttttttttaggagagatttgctttagaagtctccgatgattatatcaagaaggcattaggtaaaagatggagagacaataaaagcactttaaagaaacaatattttaagaaagacataagcctcgaggaaaaacTGAGAAATGTTCCGCCAAGAATGCTGAGGtatcaatgggaagatgcggttagattttggaattcaaagaaaggagaggtattgtgtatttccaaactcttatatatagtgtttactatatacgtaataataattttattatgtaggaccgtgagcgagttggaacaagcagcaggcaaaaacaaaaaatcacgcatacggcagggtcgagaagttttgcttctatagctgaggccgaggtattatgaatttattaattctttcaaatattaataactttctattattaaataatattcttactactatattgtaggaagtcaaatccggacaaaaagttggacgccttcagctttttgagattacgcataggaagaaagatggatctcctatgacatccgaagctggagaaattatggtatattcatttaataatatttgatttattctaaatatttataatctttaattataattgtttcattcaattcatcattagtagttttaaaaaatgttaagttatgttgcatttctttttattatatatttcgtttctaattctttaattgattttttaggagaaactaaaggagaagaaggcggaatatgaagtgattgcttcgagtgatagttctgttaatcttgagaacattgataacagaattatcactgaagttttgggtcctgaaaggtacggtcgggttcgatttcaaggatctggtgttaccccaacccaatattttggatccggctcccagcaatacatgccttccggaagtcaagctcaagctgaagttcagaggttaagagaccagatagctcagatgcaagcgaacacggttgagcaaattgccgaggttcaacgaaaatatgaagaactccagcaacaacttagagcggaggcagtAGAGAGGGAGGCAGCGGCTGCAGCGAGAGAGGCAGAGGCACGAGCGATGGTAGTAgaacagagcaaaaagtacgatgacctccagctacagcttcagcagaTGATGCATATGTTTCAACAATCGCAAAAGCCGCCgtcttagacattagttttcttattgtaagaatgtttttaagttttgtcacgtttaacattattgtaaaaatattttaaattatactttatttattaattatatcatatatctttagttaaatttgaagtatcatttagaattaatgtttttggttgtattttttatgttaaatttgctgtttttggctgcattttatattatatttgttgtatttggttggattttaatgcaggaagggctggatattggtgaaaaaaatattacaaatctgccaaaattagcggcgtttgtaaaaaaagcgccgctaaaagccttgacctttagcggcgcttttaccacaagcgccgctaaaagccttgacctttagcggcgcttttctcacaaacgccactaaaagccttgacctttagcggcgcttttaccataaacgccgctaaaagccttgacctttagcggcgcttttcccacaaacgccgctaaaagccttgacctttagcggcgtttttttcccaataaacgccacaaattttTGTGGCGTTACATATAGCaacgttttttgcggcgttttagaaAGCATCGCTAAAAGTTTTAGTGGCgcctaaaagcgccgctaaaggctgaaaaaagcgccgctaaaagtctattttcctgtAGTCGATGGTGATGATGAATTGAATTGGAAATTTTCTATATTGATGGGATATAGATGTGGGTTGCTGTTAGGATTGAGCATTGGATACATCGTATTCACGACTGAAAAATCATGGTGGTTGATTAGGATCATCGAGAGAGTTGAACTAAGATTTGCAAAAAGGTGGATAAGAAAACTTTTCGATACATCTTTTTGCAAAACAATCTGAGGACAAACTAGAAAACTTTATCGCCTGGTG
It includes:
- the LOC121210086 gene encoding uncharacterized protein — protein: MPDSNKNQALANIKERFALEVSDDYIKKALGKRWRDNKSTLKKQYFKKDISLEEKLRNVPPRMLRYQWEDAVRFWNSKKGEDRERVGTSSRQKQKITHTAGSRSFSPAAPPVFNGEGYHIWVVNMKTYLQVFDLWEVVNSDAKSAHLRANRTVAQIRQHTDERTKRHKAMSYIQNCVSDVIFTRIMDCETPKQA